From a single Chitinophaga sp. Cy-1792 genomic region:
- a CDS encoding MaoC family dehydratase, with amino-acid sequence MDTIANRQMVIINSFEEYSTYLGKELGVSDWHTIDQEQINKFADATLDHQWIHTDVERAKSEGPFKATIAHGYLTLALIPYLWKQIVDVRNIKMEINYGIESFKFGQPVLVDSEVQLKAKLNTITNLRGVTKVIIEATLMIKGETKPAYTGSVVFLYHFI; translated from the coding sequence ATGGACACAATCGCAAATCGACAAATGGTGATAATTAATTCTTTCGAAGAATATAGCACGTATCTGGGGAAAGAATTAGGTGTTTCCGATTGGCATACAATTGACCAGGAACAGATTAATAAGTTTGCGGACGCAACACTGGATCACCAATGGATCCATACCGACGTAGAAAGAGCCAAAAGTGAAGGTCCATTCAAAGCAACCATCGCGCACGGTTATCTGACATTAGCATTGATCCCATATCTGTGGAAACAGATTGTAGATGTACGCAATATTAAAATGGAGATCAACTACGGTATAGAGAGTTTTAAATTTGGTCAGCCGGTTTTGGTAGACAGTGAAGTACAGCTGAAAGCTAAACTCAATACCATCACCAACTTAAGAGGAGTTACCAAAGTTATAATCGAAGCCACATTGATGATCAAAGGTGAAACGAAACCGGCATATACCGGTAGTGTTGTATTCCTGTACCATTTTATTTAA
- a CDS encoding DsrE family protein: MQVVFQITSEELSAKKAMLGQINNLLDYCHTNDKRVVVEVAVHGKAYGLLLQQENPLLEPVNTLAARSVRWLICHNTMKSHHLKETDLPEYATIIPSAVAHLIERQLEGWAYIKC, from the coding sequence ATGCAAGTCGTTTTTCAGATTACATCAGAGGAATTATCTGCTAAAAAAGCTATGCTAGGCCAGATCAATAATCTGCTGGATTATTGTCATACCAACGATAAACGTGTAGTCGTGGAAGTAGCCGTGCATGGAAAAGCCTATGGATTATTATTACAGCAGGAAAACCCGTTACTGGAGCCAGTGAATACCCTTGCCGCGCGGTCTGTGCGTTGGTTGATCTGCCACAATACCATGAAAAGTCACCATTTAAAGGAAACCGATCTGCCGGAATATGCTACCATTATTCCTTCGGCAGTAGCTCATCTTATAGAAAGGCAACTGGAAGGATGGGCATACATTAAATGTTAA
- a CDS encoding family 20 glycosylhydrolase — protein sequence MKKLMTLLLLFACLAGMAQVKKSPTDTLPVRGFCIGAPATDRLDAFIKFIGEELAPRNINTLILRIDYNYQFKSHPELADNNALSQAQVKQLVAICKKHQIRLIPQINLLGHQSWAGHIGNLLRVYPEFDETPWVKMPADYKWPNPDGLYCKSYCPLHPGVHKIVFDLVDEICDAFETDAFHAGMDEVFYIGEAQCPRCGGRDKAELYAGEVWTLRNHLAAKGRQLWIWGDRLIDGKETGLGAWEASMNNTSRAVDLVPKDIMVCDWHYERPDKTPVYFAMKGIHVITCPWRMPDNALIQLQDMYDFRKSATKEMKPRFEGMMQTVWSDAGSFLDEFYGIARKDNNGAAATKPPTNNTASNCFRAVFPK from the coding sequence ATGAAAAAGTTAATGACCCTGTTGCTCTTGTTTGCTTGTCTGGCAGGCATGGCACAAGTTAAAAAATCCCCGACAGATACCTTACCTGTAAGAGGCTTTTGTATTGGCGCTCCTGCTACGGACCGGCTGGATGCCTTCATAAAATTTATCGGCGAAGAGCTGGCGCCACGCAATATCAATACCCTGATATTGCGTATAGACTATAATTACCAGTTTAAGTCACATCCGGAGCTGGCAGATAACAATGCACTTTCGCAGGCGCAGGTAAAGCAGCTGGTAGCTATTTGCAAAAAGCACCAGATCCGGCTGATTCCGCAGATCAATCTGCTGGGGCATCAGTCGTGGGCTGGCCATATCGGTAACCTGCTCCGTGTTTACCCGGAATTTGATGAAACACCGTGGGTAAAGATGCCGGCAGATTACAAGTGGCCAAATCCTGATGGACTTTATTGCAAGAGTTATTGTCCATTGCATCCGGGGGTACATAAAATAGTTTTTGACCTGGTAGATGAGATCTGTGACGCCTTTGAAACCGATGCCTTTCATGCGGGGATGGATGAGGTATTTTATATAGGAGAAGCGCAATGTCCGCGTTGTGGAGGCCGTGATAAGGCGGAATTATACGCCGGTGAAGTATGGACCCTTCGCAACCATCTTGCTGCTAAGGGGCGTCAGTTATGGATCTGGGGCGACAGGTTAATTGATGGTAAGGAAACCGGTCTTGGTGCCTGGGAGGCCAGTATGAATAATACATCCAGGGCGGTGGACCTGGTACCAAAAGATATTATGGTTTGTGACTGGCATTATGAGCGCCCGGATAAAACGCCGGTATATTTTGCGATGAAGGGAATACATGTAATTACGTGTCCGTGGCGTATGCCGGACAATGCATTAATTCAATTGCAGGATATGTATGATTTCCGTAAGAGTGCTACTAAAGAGATGAAGCCTCGTTTTGAGGGGATGATGCAAACGGTTTGGTCGGATGCGGGATCTTTCCTGGACGAATTTTACGGAATTGCCAGGAAAGACAATAACGGTGCCGCCGCTACGAAGCCGCCGACCAATAATACCGCGTCGAATTGTTTCCGGGCAGTATTTCCTAAATGA
- a CDS encoding menaquinone biosynthesis decarboxylase has translation MAYKNLRHFIDTLEQAGELVRIKTYVNPELEIAEITDRISKSPDGGKALLFENTGYDFPVLINSMGSYKRMCMALGVQELDDVANEIEALFKMLSKPKESILDKLSLLPKLGQFASWMPKVVSGKGACQEVVMTNPDLGKLPVLKCWPKDGGPFITLPVIHTKDPLTGSRNVGMYRMQIFEKDMTGMHWHKHKVSAKHFMEYKKLNKRMPVAVILGGDPAYTYSATAPLPENVDEYMLAGFLRKKKVELVKCISQPEIEVPADADFVIEGYVDPNEDLIWEGPFGDHTGYYSLADWYPKFHVTAITHRKDAVYPSTIVGIPPQEDAWIGKATERIFLAPIKMTLVPEIIDMEMPVEGVFHNLVISQIKKDYAGQAQKVMNAMWGAGQMMFNKILVVADEGEKITDYLKLTQYIFRNLNPATDIYLSQGPMDVLDHSCSKMGFGGKMCIDGTRKYEEETDDTYLQVPAPASLDTTAIMHQFPEIKAINTKLLALDISCIVVGIEKTRPFHVRELTEQLYTLPAFAGIKMVLFVEHTVDVMDLPSALWRFCNNLDPKRDSFIINKPAAQPGKYIGGIGMDGTLKNKVLDGFERDWPNIIVADDATIQKVDAKWNELNLGPFLASPSLKYKHQIYGEEAVVEQ, from the coding sequence ATGGCTTATAAAAATCTAAGACATTTTATAGATACGCTGGAACAGGCAGGAGAATTAGTAAGAATTAAGACTTATGTCAACCCGGAGCTGGAAATAGCAGAAATTACGGACAGGATCAGTAAATCTCCCGATGGAGGCAAAGCCCTGTTATTTGAGAATACCGGCTATGACTTTCCGGTACTGATCAACTCCATGGGTAGCTATAAGCGCATGTGCATGGCACTGGGCGTGCAGGAGCTGGACGATGTAGCCAATGAAATTGAAGCACTGTTTAAAATGCTTTCCAAACCCAAGGAAAGTATTCTTGATAAACTCTCTTTATTACCTAAGCTGGGGCAGTTTGCCTCCTGGATGCCTAAAGTAGTGAGTGGCAAGGGCGCCTGCCAGGAAGTGGTGATGACCAACCCTGACCTGGGCAAGCTCCCCGTACTGAAATGCTGGCCTAAAGATGGTGGCCCTTTCATTACGCTGCCCGTTATTCACACCAAAGACCCGCTGACCGGTAGCCGCAACGTAGGCATGTACCGTATGCAGATCTTCGAAAAAGATATGACCGGAATGCACTGGCATAAACATAAAGTTTCTGCCAAACATTTCATGGAATATAAAAAACTGAATAAACGTATGCCCGTTGCCGTTATCCTTGGCGGCGACCCGGCCTACACCTATTCCGCCACCGCTCCGCTCCCGGAAAATGTGGACGAATACATGCTGGCAGGATTCCTTCGTAAAAAGAAGGTGGAACTGGTAAAATGTATTTCTCAACCTGAAATAGAAGTACCTGCCGATGCAGATTTTGTGATCGAAGGATATGTAGACCCGAATGAAGATCTCATCTGGGAAGGGCCTTTCGGTGACCATACCGGCTACTATTCCCTGGCCGACTGGTACCCGAAATTCCATGTCACCGCCATTACTCATCGTAAAGATGCCGTGTATCCTTCTACCATCGTAGGTATTCCACCTCAGGAAGATGCCTGGATAGGCAAGGCTACGGAACGTATCTTCCTGGCGCCGATCAAAATGACCCTGGTGCCGGAGATCATCGACATGGAAATGCCGGTAGAAGGTGTTTTCCATAACCTGGTCATCTCACAAATCAAAAAAGATTACGCAGGACAGGCACAAAAGGTGATGAATGCCATGTGGGGCGCAGGTCAGATGATGTTTAACAAGATCCTGGTGGTGGCAGATGAAGGCGAAAAAATCACTGACTACCTGAAACTCACCCAGTATATCTTCCGTAACCTGAACCCGGCTACCGATATTTACCTGAGCCAGGGCCCGATGGACGTGCTGGACCACTCCTGCTCCAAAATGGGCTTCGGTGGTAAGATGTGTATCGATGGTACCCGTAAATATGAAGAAGAAACAGACGATACCTACCTGCAGGTACCGGCGCCTGCATCCCTGGATACTACGGCCATCATGCACCAGTTCCCGGAAATAAAAGCGATCAATACCAAACTGCTGGCACTGGATATTTCCTGCATTGTCGTAGGTATTGAGAAAACACGTCCTTTCCATGTGCGTGAGCTTACCGAGCAATTATATACCCTGCCTGCGTTTGCAGGTATCAAAATGGTATTGTTTGTAGAACATACCGTGGATGTAATGGACCTGCCTTCTGCATTATGGCGTTTCTGCAATAACCTGGACCCTAAGCGCGACAGCTTCATCATCAACAAGCCAGCTGCGCAGCCAGGCAAATATATTGGCGGCATAGGAATGGACGGTACCCTGAAAAACAAGGTGCTGGATGGTTTTGAGCGCGACTGGCCCAATATCATTGTGGCAGATGATGCTACCATTCAAAAAGTAGATGCGAAATGGAATGAACTCAACCTGGGGCCGTTCCTTGCGTCACCTTCACTGAAATACAAACATCAGATATATGGTGAAGAAGCTGTTGTGGAGCAGTAG
- a CDS encoding AraC family transcriptional regulator produces the protein MSKSSSLNREQLENLALQGMCFADDNVGEPFGIKDVSERLGISYSYFYHNFVAVMGEPFWHYVKRHRLELAAGLLRHSGYNISEIAEMCGYATIAALSKAFKQHFSVSPMQFKKIAVLPNEKRTLDITETITHVTGNTPLSNFFTYDRCEKIVLPETILYYSLISRGSDPIGAMVARMTHFVSIFQKTRTLYDLQDSRIITGTLDSIPVTDYEKLSMYAGLAIPASALKAHTQLNTTFPGFLYKRIPGGAYLKLPVPMDFATAGLPMYEFITRCCMEGIFKMSGNHFFISLSTTNYCEIYIPLLRKHY, from the coding sequence ATGTCTAAATCCTCCAGTCTCAACAGAGAACAGCTGGAAAACCTGGCATTACAGGGTATGTGCTTTGCCGACGACAACGTGGGTGAACCATTCGGCATCAAAGATGTATCCGAACGCCTGGGTATTTCCTATTCGTATTTCTATCACAATTTCGTAGCCGTCATGGGCGAACCCTTCTGGCACTACGTAAAAAGACATCGCCTCGAACTGGCAGCAGGATTGCTAAGACACAGCGGCTACAACATCAGCGAAATCGCAGAAATGTGCGGTTACGCCACCATCGCCGCCCTCAGCAAAGCCTTCAAACAACACTTTTCAGTTTCCCCCATGCAATTCAAAAAAATTGCCGTTCTCCCCAACGAAAAGAGAACCCTGGACATTACTGAAACAATTACCCACGTCACCGGCAACACGCCCCTCTCCAACTTCTTCACCTACGACAGATGTGAGAAAATCGTACTGCCGGAAACAATTCTCTACTATTCCCTGATTTCACGGGGCTCAGATCCCATCGGGGCCATGGTGGCCAGAATGACCCACTTTGTAAGTATCTTTCAAAAAACACGTACCCTCTACGACCTCCAGGACAGCCGCATCATCACAGGCACCCTGGATTCCATTCCGGTCACTGACTACGAAAAACTATCCATGTATGCCGGCCTGGCCATCCCTGCAAGCGCATTAAAGGCACATACACAGCTAAACACCACCTTCCCCGGTTTCCTTTACAAACGTATCCCCGGTGGTGCTTACCTGAAACTGCCGGTACCCATGGATTTCGCCACTGCAGGATTACCGATGTATGAATTTATTACCAGGTGTTGCATGGAAGGGATATTCAAAATGAGTGGCAATCACTTCTTTATATCCCTCTCCACGACAAACTATTGTGAGATCTACATCCCACTGCTACGAAAACATTACTGA
- a CDS encoding DUF6265 family protein, translating to MVKKLLWSSSLLLIILGCCLQASAQANAGDFGYLNKLEGTWTMRTKHGAVMEAWVKRNDSTWTGKTWRVAAGDTALQQSVELVRRGADVYFIPSYTGHETFAPIRLRVRVLKAIGFVAEDLKNDFPQKVTYRFSSEKMLEARVQGTRDGTVEEYIFKYSK from the coding sequence ATGGTGAAGAAGCTGTTGTGGAGCAGTAGTCTGCTCCTGATTATACTGGGCTGCTGCCTTCAGGCATCGGCCCAGGCAAATGCCGGCGATTTCGGTTACCTGAACAAACTGGAAGGTACCTGGACCATGCGCACCAAACACGGCGCCGTCATGGAAGCATGGGTGAAGCGCAACGATTCTACCTGGACAGGAAAAACCTGGCGGGTAGCGGCGGGCGACACCGCCTTGCAGCAATCCGTAGAGCTGGTACGACGTGGCGCCGACGTCTATTTCATTCCTTCGTATACCGGTCATGAAACGTTTGCACCTATAAGATTACGTGTGCGCGTGCTCAAGGCTATTGGTTTTGTGGCGGAAGACCTGAAGAATGATTTTCCACAGAAAGTTACTTACCGGTTTTCTTCGGAGAAGATGCTGGAAGCAAGGGTGCAGGGAACGAGAGACGGGACTGTGGAGGAATATATTTTTAAGTATAGTAAATGA
- a CDS encoding DUF6089 family protein gives MKIRKSTGILLLFLAIPFISLAQDWHVGAFLGISNYSGDLVQQKVDMRYTRPALGILLRKDFNRYFSLRGAITYGTATGADSTNASKALQARNLSFRSRIIEFALIGELNFLDIDEKGWTPYVFAGVAGFGFDPMAKDKSGNWVRLRRLGTEGQGLPQYPNRLPYDLFTWSFPFGAGFKVLLSDRWTLGLEVGFRPTATDYLDDVSKTYVDQNTLLAYRGQASVDMAYRGDEVTGKNVTPGTYPMDGTKRGSDKYKDWYGFSGFTITYRLGNNGNPWGKVKATRCPRW, from the coding sequence TTGAAAATCAGAAAATCTACCGGAATACTATTGTTATTTCTGGCAATTCCTTTTATCAGCTTAGCGCAGGACTGGCATGTGGGCGCTTTTCTGGGAATCAGCAATTATAGCGGAGATCTCGTACAGCAGAAGGTAGACATGAGATACACCCGACCCGCGCTGGGGATTCTGTTAAGAAAAGACTTTAACCGATATTTTTCTCTGCGTGGCGCCATTACCTATGGTACCGCAACCGGCGCCGATAGTACCAACGCCAGCAAAGCTTTGCAGGCGCGTAACCTGAGCTTCCGCAGCCGTATTATTGAATTTGCATTGATTGGTGAACTGAACTTCCTGGATATAGATGAAAAAGGCTGGACCCCATATGTATTTGCCGGTGTAGCTGGTTTTGGATTTGATCCGATGGCCAAAGACAAGTCAGGCAACTGGGTGCGTTTACGCCGCCTGGGTACAGAAGGACAGGGCCTTCCACAATATCCGAACCGCTTACCTTATGACCTCTTTACCTGGTCATTTCCTTTCGGTGCCGGCTTTAAAGTATTGCTGAGCGACAGATGGACTTTAGGCCTGGAAGTTGGTTTCCGCCCTACAGCGACCGACTACCTGGATGATGTGAGCAAAACCTATGTAGACCAGAATACCTTGCTGGCCTATCGTGGACAGGCTTCTGTGGATATGGCCTACAGAGGGGATGAAGTAACCGGAAAAAATGTAACACCGGGTACTTATCCTATGGATGGCACCAAAAGAGGTTCCGATAAATATAAAGACTGGTACGGATTCTCCGGCTTTACAATTACCTATCGCCTGGGCAACAATGGTAACCCATGGGGTAAAGTTAAAGCAACCCGTTGTCCGCGCTGGTAA
- a CDS encoding AI-2E family transporter: protein MNELKLPFYAKLALTLLSFFLIVTIARGGSEIIIPLLFAFLISIMLLPVAVFLERLRFPRGLAALISLLLFIIILASIITLLTRQMQSFITDLPTLESKLMTTIDSLQKWINNEFHINSTTQMSYLEKLAVSTLGTATSFISTTLLSVSSLFIFIVFVMLYTFFMLVYRRLLVRFLVSLFEEKHKETLMDVVNRTRLIIKSYVGGLMIEMVVVAIVNCSMFAILGVKYALLLGMMAAIFNLIPYFGIFMALLLCTVVTLATSTPISALQVAIGLFLVHLVDSNILFPSIVGSKVKINALVTIMGVLLGNMLWGVPGMFLAIPVIAMIKIICESIDALHPWAILLGTDEKKVKVVKAAPDQPTEK from the coding sequence ATGAATGAATTAAAATTACCCTTTTATGCCAAACTGGCTTTAACGTTACTATCATTTTTCCTGATCGTAACCATTGCCAGAGGTGGAAGTGAAATCATTATCCCATTATTGTTTGCCTTTCTGATTTCCATTATGCTGCTACCGGTAGCAGTATTCCTGGAACGCCTGCGCTTCCCCAGAGGCCTGGCCGCACTTATCTCCCTGTTATTGTTCATCATCATACTGGCATCTATAATAACGTTACTGACAAGACAAATGCAGTCTTTCATAACTGATCTTCCTACACTGGAATCCAAACTGATGACCACCATCGACTCTCTGCAAAAGTGGATTAATAATGAATTCCATATCAACAGCACCACGCAGATGTCGTACCTGGAAAAGCTGGCAGTAAGCACGCTGGGTACCGCTACCAGTTTTATCAGCACTACCCTGCTGTCGGTATCTTCCCTATTCATATTCATTGTCTTCGTGATGCTATATACCTTCTTCATGTTGGTATATCGCCGGCTGCTGGTAAGGTTCCTCGTTTCACTGTTTGAGGAAAAACACAAGGAAACCCTGATGGACGTCGTAAACCGTACCCGACTGATCATCAAAAGCTATGTAGGTGGCCTGATGATTGAAATGGTGGTAGTAGCCATCGTCAATTGCAGCATGTTTGCCATCCTGGGTGTAAAGTATGCGTTACTGTTAGGTATGATGGCGGCCATTTTCAACCTGATCCCCTATTTCGGGATATTTATGGCCCTGCTGCTCTGTACCGTCGTTACACTGGCTACCTCCACGCCTATATCTGCCCTGCAGGTAGCTATCGGTTTATTCCTTGTACACCTGGTAGACAGTAACATCCTCTTCCCGAGCATCGTAGGTTCTAAAGTAAAAATCAATGCACTCGTAACGATTATGGGCGTGTTGCTGGGAAATATGTTATGGGGCGTACCCGGAATGTTCCTTGCCATTCCGGTAATCGCTATGATTAAAATTATCTGTGAGAGTATTGACGCGCTTCATCCATGGGCCATTTTACTGGGTACTGATGAGAAGAAAGTGAAAGTAGTAAAAGCTGCCCCCGACCAGCCAACAGAAAAATAA